The following proteins are co-located in the Haloplanus sp. HW8-1 genome:
- a CDS encoding 30S ribosomal protein S6e, whose amino-acid sequence MADFKVVVSDPDTGRTEQFEADGQDANRFLGRELGNEVDGGAVGLDGTTLELTGGSDDAGRPLRADVAGPSLKEVLLEGGVGFDPSRDGERKRVTVRGREISDAVVQINAKVVDGDAGFGDDEADNE is encoded by the coding sequence ATGGCAGACTTCAAGGTCGTCGTTTCGGACCCGGATACGGGTCGAACGGAACAGTTCGAGGCCGACGGACAGGACGCGAACCGGTTTCTCGGGCGCGAACTCGGGAACGAGGTCGACGGCGGCGCCGTCGGCCTCGACGGCACGACGCTCGAACTGACGGGCGGGTCGGACGACGCCGGCCGCCCCCTCCGCGCTGACGTCGCCGGTCCGTCCCTCAAGGAGGTCCTCCTCGAAGGTGGCGTCGGCTTCGACCCGTCGCGCGACGGCGAGCGAAAGCGCGTGACCGTTCGGGGTCGCGAGATCAGCGACGCCGTCGTCCAGATCAACGCGAAGGTCGTCGACGGCGACGCCGGCTTCGGCGACGACGAGGCCGACAACGAGTAA
- a CDS encoding heavy metal translocating P-type ATPase: MTDEFGSDADGEGDDHAGRDRGAAATADATFRASVPSMDCSSCAGKVERSARDLSGVTSVETRPTSGTLVVGYDPAATTPEAIRARVTAAGYAVASTETETFAVPSMDCSSCAGKVESALSAVDGVVECDTRPAAGRVEVTYDPDRAGRGDVLAAIENAGYEVVEGETASASVWRSGRALKTAVGAVALLLGVGFEYVFTGANATLLTAFGRTITVDWALYVLAAAVAGQAILRNGWYSARTRSLDIDFLMSAGVVGAVAVDLPFEAATLAVLFSVSELLERYSMDRARSSMTELMDLSPDTATVRREAAGEDDDGRDEVTVSVDEVAVGDVVVVRPGERIPVDGVVIEGSSAVDESPITGESVPVDATEGDEVYAGSIVEEGYLEVTATAQADESTLATVIQLVEDAERDKSERERFVDRFASYYTPAVVALAAVTTLGPPLFVGAPFETWFTRGLTLLVIACPCAFVISTPVSVVSGITSAARNGVLIKGGDRLEAMGEVDTVALDKTGTITTGDLGVTDVVALNGTNEDDVVRSVAALERRSEHPIARAIVEHADERGVAPGAAGRPREADGDTSEITDFESITGEGVRADLDGVTHYAGKPALFEDLGVDLEHAHVETDGGLVVDDDVEPTDCDHGSYLDLVNDVVPRLQAEGKTVVLVGRVGDAPTDGRPQSGDPAIELVGIVAVADTVRPEAAGAVERLSDLGIDRVVMLTGDNERTARAIAEQVGIDEVRADLLPDEKVAAIREFTADSEAAAAEDARRLPWNRTNGGVAMVGDGVNDAPALAAATVGVAMGAAGTDTAIETADVALMGDDLTRLPYLVALARKANGVIKTNIWSSLGVKLVLAAGAPLGLVGVIHAVVIGDMGMSLAVTGNAMRLANVEPGE, encoded by the coding sequence ATGACCGACGAGTTCGGGAGTGACGCGGACGGCGAGGGGGACGACCACGCCGGTCGTGACCGCGGGGCGGCGGCCACCGCGGACGCGACGTTCCGGGCGTCCGTGCCGTCGATGGACTGCTCGTCGTGTGCGGGCAAGGTCGAGCGGAGCGCCCGGGACCTCTCGGGCGTGACGTCGGTCGAGACACGGCCGACGTCGGGGACGCTGGTCGTCGGCTACGACCCGGCAGCGACGACGCCCGAGGCGATCCGGGCGCGGGTGACTGCGGCGGGGTACGCCGTCGCGTCCACGGAGACGGAGACGTTCGCGGTGCCGTCGATGGACTGTTCGTCGTGTGCGGGCAAGGTCGAGTCGGCACTGTCGGCGGTCGACGGGGTCGTGGAGTGCGACACGCGGCCGGCCGCGGGTCGCGTCGAGGTGACCTACGACCCCGACCGGGCCGGACGGGGCGACGTGCTGGCCGCGATCGAGAACGCGGGGTACGAGGTGGTCGAGGGCGAGACGGCGTCGGCGTCGGTGTGGCGGAGCGGGCGGGCGCTCAAGACCGCCGTCGGCGCCGTCGCCCTCCTCCTCGGCGTCGGCTTCGAGTACGTCTTCACCGGGGCGAACGCGACGCTGCTGACGGCGTTCGGGCGGACGATCACGGTCGACTGGGCGCTGTACGTCCTCGCGGCCGCGGTGGCGGGCCAGGCCATCCTCCGGAACGGGTGGTACTCGGCGCGCACCCGGAGCCTGGACATCGATTTCCTGATGAGCGCCGGGGTCGTGGGCGCCGTCGCGGTCGATCTGCCCTTCGAGGCGGCGACGCTCGCGGTCCTGTTTTCGGTGTCCGAACTCCTCGAACGCTACTCGATGGACCGTGCCCGGTCGTCGATGACGGAGTTGATGGATCTCTCGCCCGATACCGCGACCGTGCGGCGCGAGGCGGCCGGGGAGGACGACGACGGCAGGGACGAAGTGACGGTGTCCGTCGACGAGGTGGCCGTCGGGGACGTGGTGGTGGTCCGACCGGGCGAGCGCATCCCCGTCGACGGCGTCGTGATCGAGGGATCGAGCGCGGTCGACGAATCGCCGATCACGGGCGAGAGCGTGCCCGTCGACGCCACCGAGGGCGACGAGGTGTACGCGGGCAGTATCGTCGAGGAGGGATATCTGGAGGTGACGGCGACGGCGCAGGCCGACGAATCGACGCTGGCGACGGTCATCCAACTCGTCGAGGACGCCGAGCGCGACAAGTCGGAGCGCGAGCGCTTCGTCGACCGGTTCGCGTCGTACTACACGCCCGCGGTGGTGGCGCTCGCGGCCGTGACGACCCTCGGGCCGCCGCTGTTCGTCGGCGCACCCTTCGAGACGTGGTTCACACGAGGGCTGACCCTCCTGGTGATCGCCTGTCCCTGCGCGTTCGTCATCAGCACGCCCGTCAGCGTCGTCTCGGGCATCACGAGCGCCGCACGCAACGGCGTCCTCATCAAGGGCGGCGATCGTCTGGAGGCGATGGGCGAGGTGGACACCGTCGCACTCGACAAGACGGGGACGATCACGACGGGTGACCTCGGCGTCACCGACGTCGTGGCGTTGAACGGGACGAACGAGGACGACGTGGTGCGGTCCGTGGCGGCGCTGGAGCGGCGGAGCGAACATCCCATCGCGAGGGCCATCGTGGAGCATGCGGACGAACGGGGCGTGGCCCCGGGTGCCGCGGGACGCCCGCGGGAGGCCGACGGTGACACCTCCGAGATCACCGACTTCGAGTCGATCACCGGCGAGGGCGTCCGTGCCGACCTAGACGGCGTCACCCACTACGCGGGCAAGCCGGCGCTGTTCGAGGATCTCGGGGTCGACCTGGAACACGCCCACGTCGAGACCGACGGCGGACTGGTCGTCGACGACGACGTCGAGCCCACGGACTGCGATCACGGCTCCTACCTTGATCTGGTGAACGACGTGGTGCCGCGCCTGCAGGCCGAGGGCAAGACGGTCGTCCTGGTCGGCAGGGTCGGAGACGCTCCGACGGACGGACGGCCGCAGTCCGGCGACCCGGCGATCGAACTGGTGGGAATCGTCGCCGTCGCGGACACGGTCCGTCCCGAGGCTGCCGGCGCCGTCGAGCGCCTGTCCGATCTGGGCATCGATCGGGTCGTCATGCTGACCGGCGACAACGAACGGACGGCCCGCGCCATCGCCGAGCAGGTGGGCATCGACGAGGTGCGCGCCGATCTGCTGCCCGACGAGAAGGTGGCCGCGATCAGGGAGTTCACCGCGGACTCCGAGGCGGCCGCCGCCGAGGACGCGCGCCGTCTGCCCTGGAACCGGACGAACGGCGGCGTGGCGATGGTCGGCGACGGCGTCAACGACGCCCCGGCGCTCGCGGCCGCGACGGTCGGCGTCGCGATGGGCGCCGCGGGCACCGACACCGCCATCGAGACGGCCGACGTGGCGCTGATGGGCGACGACCTGACGCGACTGCCCTACCTCGTCGCCCTCGCCCGGAAGGCAAACGGCGTCATCAAGACGAACATCTGGTCGTCGTTGGGCGTGAAACTGGTACTCGCCGCGGGCGCGCCCCTCGGCCTCGTGGGCGTCATCCACGCCGTCGTGATCGGCGATATGGGAATGAGTCTCGCCGTGACGGGCAACGCGATGCGGCTGGCGAACGTCGAGCCGGGGGAGTGA
- a CDS encoding phosphate-starvation-inducible PsiE family protein: MSRDDGNANGSTEGDEPPTESLDPEGRETSVGSSWVADATNRFIHGVELVAAAVFALLFAIGVVDLVIQIVQAALAGRITDPLVVIGFIDTGLLLLIIVEVYETVIAYTEESETRRIVRLVIYTGVIAMVRKTIIFRTGEYATSQDALFAAIAYTILIFGLVALLLVERGQGERLLN, translated from the coding sequence GTGTCGCGCGACGACGGGAACGCGAACGGAAGCACCGAGGGTGACGAGCCACCCACGGAGTCGCTCGATCCCGAGGGCCGCGAGACCTCGGTCGGATCGAGTTGGGTGGCCGACGCGACCAATCGGTTCATCCACGGCGTCGAACTCGTCGCGGCCGCCGTCTTCGCCCTCCTCTTTGCCATCGGCGTCGTCGACCTCGTGATACAGATCGTCCAGGCGGCCCTCGCCGGACGGATCACCGACCCGCTCGTCGTCATCGGCTTCATCGACACTGGTCTCCTCCTCCTCATCATCGTCGAAGTGTACGAGACGGTCATCGCCTACACCGAGGAGAGCGAGACGCGACGGATCGTTCGTCTGGTTATCTACACCGGCGTCATCGCGATGGTGCGAAAGACGATCATCTTCCGAACCGGGGAGTACGCGACGTCACAGGACGCCCTCTTTGCCGCCATCGCGTACACCATCCTCATCTTCGGTCTCGTCGCGTTGCTCCTCGTCGAACGCGGGCAGGGCGAACGACTCCTGAACTGA
- a CDS encoding alpha/beta fold hydrolase: MTDPVRPRPSEGESTVVESNGVRLHVVRTGPPDGTPVLLLHGFPECWYGWTPVAGHLADAGYRVLVPDQRGYNASEKPSGVGAYRLPTLAADAAGVLDAVDIGAAHVVGHDWGAAVAWWLALDHPDRVRSLAALNVPHPTVMRRTLGRSWDQRRRSWYFAAFQVPRVPELVAKAGNYRLFERSMRESSRPGTFDDADFERYRAAWRQPGALTATVNWYRAVARYPPDERTDPVEPPTRVVWGAQDRFLRATMARESVAYCRDGRAILLDDATHWLHHEFPDRVAGHLRDGFEAAD; encoded by the coding sequence GTGACCGACCCCGTCCGTCCGCGTCCGTCCGAAGGCGAGTCGACCGTCGTCGAGAGCAACGGCGTTCGCCTCCACGTCGTCCGAACCGGTCCGCCCGACGGGACGCCGGTCCTACTCTTGCACGGCTTTCCCGAGTGCTGGTACGGGTGGACGCCGGTGGCCGGTCACCTCGCCGACGCGGGCTACCGCGTGCTCGTTCCCGACCAGCGCGGGTACAACGCCAGTGAGAAGCCGTCTGGCGTCGGCGCCTACCGGCTCCCGACGCTCGCCGCGGACGCCGCGGGCGTGTTGGACGCCGTCGATATCGGGGCCGCTCACGTCGTCGGTCACGACTGGGGGGCTGCGGTGGCCTGGTGGCTGGCGCTCGATCACCCCGACCGGGTCCGATCGCTCGCGGCGCTGAACGTCCCGCATCCGACCGTGATGCGGCGGACGCTCGGCCGGTCGTGGGACCAGCGCCGCCGGAGCTGGTATTTCGCCGCCTTCCAGGTGCCACGCGTCCCCGAACTGGTCGCGAAGGCGGGGAACTACCGCCTCTTCGAGCGGTCGATGCGAGAGTCGAGTCGTCCGGGGACGTTCGACGACGCCGACTTCGAGCGATACCGGGCGGCGTGGCGACAGCCCGGGGCGCTCACCGCCACGGTGAACTGGTATCGGGCGGTGGCACGGTACCCCCCCGACGAGCGCACCGATCCGGTCGAGCCGCCGACCCGCGTCGTTTGGGGTGCGCAGGACCGCTTCCTCCGGGCGACGATGGCAAGGGAGAGCGTCGCCTACTGCCGGGACGGGCGGGCGATCCTGCTCGACGACGCCACCCACTGGCTCCACCACGAGTTCCCCGACCGGGTGGCCGGCCACCTGCGGGACGGGTTCGAGGCGGCGGACTGA
- a CDS encoding AIR synthase family protein, producing the protein MPDLGKIDRGVFERHVRPRLGADRDDVRLGPTPGVDFGLLDVGDRVVAIATDPVSILPALGFERAGRFALDVVLADVAVSGLAPSHLAISFSLPPSMSDDDFAAAWEGLHAEARDLGVSVVTGHTARYEDCSFPWVGGATALAIGDAADVVRPDGARPGDDLVVTRGPAVETTGLLTTLFPERIDLDPETLATAQERLAEASCVRDALTAAAAGPVTAMHDATEGGLHGALVEMARSAGVRLDVERDRVPIRPGVLATCRALDIDPWTATTSGSLVATVDPAGTDDVLAALDDRGTAAARVGRVVEGEGAFVDGERVEAPTVDASWAAYSRLST; encoded by the coding sequence ATGCCGGATCTCGGAAAGATCGACCGCGGCGTCTTCGAGCGACACGTCCGACCGCGGCTGGGTGCCGACCGCGACGACGTGCGCCTCGGCCCGACGCCGGGCGTCGACTTCGGTCTGCTCGACGTGGGCGACCGAGTCGTCGCCATCGCCACCGACCCCGTCTCCATCCTCCCGGCTCTCGGCTTCGAGCGTGCCGGGCGGTTCGCCCTCGACGTCGTCCTCGCGGACGTGGCGGTCAGCGGACTGGCGCCCTCGCATCTCGCCATCTCCTTCTCGCTGCCGCCGTCGATGAGCGACGACGACTTCGCGGCGGCGTGGGAGGGACTCCACGCGGAGGCCCGCGACCTCGGCGTGAGCGTCGTCACCGGCCACACTGCCCGCTACGAGGACTGTTCGTTCCCGTGGGTCGGCGGCGCGACGGCGCTCGCCATCGGCGACGCCGCGGACGTGGTCCGCCCGGACGGCGCCCGTCCCGGCGACGATTTGGTGGTGACACGGGGGCCGGCCGTCGAGACGACCGGATTGTTGACGACGCTCTTTCCCGAGCGGATCGACCTCGACCCGGAGACGCTGGCGACGGCCCAGGAGCGACTGGCCGAGGCGAGTTGCGTCCGCGACGCCCTGACCGCCGCGGCCGCGGGGCCCGTGACCGCCATGCACGACGCCACCGAGGGCGGCCTCCACGGCGCACTCGTCGAGATGGCACGGAGCGCGGGCGTCCGCCTCGACGTCGAACGGGACCGCGTTCCGATCCGTCCCGGAGTGCTGGCGACGTGTCGCGCCCTCGATATCGACCCGTGGACCGCCACGACGTCGGGATCGCTCGTCGCGACAGTCGATCCCGCGGGGACCGACGACGTGCTAGCGGCCCTCGACGACCGAGGTACGGCCGCCGCCCGCGTCGGCCGCGTCGTCGAGGGTGAGGGCGCCTTCGTCGACGGCGAACGGGTCGAGGCGCCGACGGTCGACGCCTCGTGGGCGGCCTACTCCCGGCTCTCGACCTGA
- a CDS encoding NUDIX hydrolase → MPANEGGDAGASERHPNAEQEVIAVDADDQEQGTVNRLDAHTGDGVRHRAFTALVFDGEGRVLLAQRAPDKRLWDTHWDGTVASHPRPGQTQKEATRQRLVDELGVTTEQYDDLRVTDKFEYKRYYENAGLEWEVCSVLQCTLDDTSLDPDEAEVAGRLWVDYDHLHDHPAWYRQLRLCPWFEIAMRRDFD, encoded by the coding sequence ATGCCTGCGAACGAGGGCGGCGACGCCGGGGCGTCGGAACGACATCCCAACGCCGAACAGGAGGTCATCGCCGTCGACGCCGACGATCAGGAACAGGGAACGGTCAACCGCCTCGACGCACACACCGGGGACGGCGTCCGCCACCGCGCCTTCACCGCCCTCGTCTTCGACGGCGAGGGCCGAGTACTTCTCGCCCAGCGCGCGCCGGACAAGCGCCTCTGGGACACCCACTGGGACGGCACCGTCGCCTCCCACCCTCGCCCGGGCCAGACCCAGAAGGAGGCCACGCGCCAGCGCCTCGTCGACGAACTCGGCGTCACCACCGAACAGTACGACGACCTCCGCGTGACGGACAAGTTCGAGTACAAGCGCTACTACGAGAACGCGGGCCTGGAGTGGGAGGTCTGTTCCGTCCTGCAGTGTACGCTCGACGATACGTCGCTCGATCCCGACGAGGCGGAGGTCGCCGGCCGCCTGTGGGTGGACTACGACCACCTCCACGACCACCCCGCGTGGTACCGACAGCTCCGGCTCTGTCCGTGGTTCGAAATCGCCATGCGCCGCGACTTCGACTGA
- a CDS encoding CPBP family intramembrane glutamic endopeptidase, giving the protein MVNDLLVLGAMLHLLGGLVLATLVHQDASLRESDHAAVLAVATLVLGLVFAAGYYLRRDRFGALPAAAERRRAPLAARGRDLLRSLLLVLAAFLTATAVVGLGANALTAAGLLTRGTLEYRVVGAVLQFVGFGVAVGGYLAITRDWDLVRISRPSLRQVGLIAVGVVALVGAQIVIARLLTALSVEVAQNQVVVTGQQDPRYFLYMIPVAVLLVGPFEELVFRGGVQGILRRTWGPAVAIALSSVLFGLVHWIALTGGGGSRVPYVTVAATLGLVLGYLYERSRNLVVPALVHGLYNTVLFGAQYLSATGAV; this is encoded by the coding sequence ATGGTCAACGACCTCCTCGTGCTGGGGGCGATGCTCCACCTGCTCGGCGGGCTGGTGCTCGCGACGCTCGTTCATCAGGACGCGTCGCTCCGAGAGAGCGATCACGCGGCCGTCCTCGCGGTGGCGACCCTCGTCCTCGGGCTGGTCTTTGCCGCCGGCTACTACCTCCGCCGCGACCGGTTCGGCGCCCTCCCGGCCGCGGCCGAGCGACGACGCGCGCCGCTCGCCGCCAGAGGGCGGGACCTCCTCCGGAGCCTCCTGCTCGTTCTCGCCGCCTTCCTCACGGCGACGGCAGTCGTCGGCCTCGGGGCGAACGCGCTGACCGCGGCCGGCCTCCTCACGCGTGGCACCCTCGAGTACCGGGTCGTCGGCGCCGTCCTCCAGTTCGTCGGCTTCGGCGTCGCCGTCGGCGGCTACCTCGCGATCACGCGGGACTGGGATCTCGTGCGGATCAGCCGACCGTCCCTCCGTCAGGTGGGCCTGATCGCCGTCGGCGTCGTCGCCCTCGTCGGCGCCCAGATCGTCATCGCGCGCTTGCTGACGGCGCTCAGCGTCGAGGTGGCCCAGAACCAGGTGGTCGTCACCGGTCAGCAGGACCCCCGCTACTTCCTCTATATGATCCCCGTCGCCGTCCTGCTCGTCGGCCCGTTCGAGGAACTCGTCTTCCGGGGCGGCGTCCAGGGCATCCTCCGGCGGACCTGGGGGCCCGCAGTCGCCATCGCCCTCTCCAGTGTCCTGTTCGGCCTCGTCCACTGGATCGCGCTCACGGGCGGCGGCGGCTCGCGGGTCCCCTACGTCACCGTCGCCGCCACCCTCGGACTCGTCCTCGGCTACCTCTACGAGCGGAGTCGCAACCTCGTCGTCCCCGCCCTCGTCCACGGGCTCTACAACACCGTGCTGTTCGGCGCCCAGTACCTCTCCGCGACGGGCGCAGTCTGA
- a CDS encoding glucose-6-phosphate isomerase: MHVDLGNALGADPRLTREALERLDDRVAAAHDRIERGRADAEHGYAALNLPTTADPDVVRAAVDRFDAPAAVLTVGIGGSALGAATLVDAFGADVDHHVLDNVDPAGVRAVLDAVPLADTVVHVVSRSGTTAETLANFLVVRKAMADAGVDWTERTLVTTGPEGNLRRLAERHDLPALDVPAGVPGRFSALSTVALPVVALGGGDLDALLAGARAEADRLAGSLFESPAYAYGAACYALERRGAGINAVMPYAESLESFAEWFAQLWAESLGKDAVGQTPARALGATDQHSQLQLYRAGPRDKVVTLVRPLDRPEEPIPETDLEGLAYLGGRSLGSLLDAEFRATEASLAAANCPNVRIEIDRVDAHGVGELLYGMEAACVMYGELAGVETFTQPAVEWGKRAARGLLGGGDFPEADAVGEKRRLVID; the protein is encoded by the coding sequence ATGCACGTCGACCTCGGCAACGCACTCGGCGCCGACCCCCGACTCACCCGCGAGGCACTGGAGCGACTGGACGACCGCGTCGCCGCCGCCCACGACCGGATCGAACGCGGCCGCGCCGACGCCGAACACGGCTACGCGGCGCTGAACCTGCCGACCACCGCCGACCCGGACGTCGTCCGCGCCGCGGTCGATCGCTTCGATGCCCCCGCGGCCGTCCTGACCGTCGGCATCGGCGGGAGCGCCCTCGGCGCCGCGACGCTCGTCGACGCGTTCGGCGCCGATGTCGACCACCACGTCCTCGACAACGTGGACCCCGCCGGCGTCCGCGCCGTCCTCGATGCGGTTCCCCTCGCCGACACCGTCGTCCACGTCGTCTCCCGCTCCGGGACGACCGCGGAGACGCTGGCGAACTTCCTGGTCGTCCGGAAGGCGATGGCCGACGCGGGCGTCGACTGGACCGAACGCACGCTGGTCACGACGGGCCCCGAGGGCAACCTCCGCCGCCTCGCCGAGCGCCACGACCTGCCTGCCCTCGACGTGCCCGCGGGCGTCCCCGGACGCTTCTCGGCGCTCTCGACGGTCGCCCTTCCGGTGGTCGCCCTCGGCGGCGGCGACCTCGACGCGCTCCTCGCCGGCGCCCGGGCCGAGGCCGACCGGCTCGCGGGGTCGCTCTTCGAGTCGCCCGCCTACGCCTACGGCGCCGCCTGCTACGCGCTGGAGCGCCGGGGCGCCGGGATCAACGCCGTGATGCCCTACGCGGAGTCGCTGGAGTCCTTCGCCGAGTGGTTCGCTCAACTGTGGGCCGAGAGCCTCGGCAAGGACGCCGTCGGCCAGACGCCAGCCCGCGCGCTCGGCGCGACCGACCAGCACTCCCAGTTGCAGCTCTACCGCGCCGGCCCTCGGGACAAAGTCGTGACGCTCGTCCGCCCGCTGGACCGCCCCGAGGAGCCGATCCCGGAGACGGATCTGGAGGGTCTCGCGTATCTCGGCGGCAGGAGCCTCGGGAGCCTACTCGACGCGGAGTTCCGGGCGACCGAGGCGAGTCTCGCCGCCGCGAACTGTCCGAACGTCCGGATCGAAATCGACCGCGTGGACGCACACGGCGTGGGCGAACTGCTCTACGGAATGGAGGCGGCCTGTGTCATGTACGGCGAACTCGCCGGCGTCGAGACGTTCACCCAGCCGGCGGTGGAGTGGGGGAAACGCGCCGCCCGCGGCCTGCTCGGCGGCGGTGACTTCCCCGAGGCCGACGCAGTGGGCGAGAAACGGCGGTTGGTCATCGACTGA
- a CDS encoding DUF3592 domain-containing protein has product MEINGPSSRLGIAMLLLVGLASIGYGAYSYSTQSAALDSTEEVTVTVTETSVAKDGGKTVSYEPRATFEYTYGGERHTASNVYPGTLGKDFDTAEAARAELEPYEPGETATAYVPTDDPGNAFLEHERSTKPLLLIGAGVFFALSAVYSGIRN; this is encoded by the coding sequence ATGGAGATCAACGGTCCATCGAGCCGTCTCGGGATCGCCATGCTGTTGCTCGTGGGCCTCGCGTCGATCGGGTACGGGGCCTACAGCTACAGTACACAGTCCGCGGCCCTCGACTCCACCGAAGAGGTGACCGTCACCGTCACCGAGACGTCGGTGGCGAAAGACGGCGGCAAGACCGTCTCGTACGAGCCGCGGGCGACGTTCGAGTACACGTACGGCGGCGAGCGACACACCGCCTCGAACGTGTATCCGGGGACGCTCGGCAAGGACTTCGACACGGCGGAGGCGGCCAGAGCCGAACTGGAACCGTACGAACCGGGCGAGACGGCGACCGCGTACGTGCCGACCGACGACCCCGGGAACGCCTTCCTCGAACACGAACGCTCCACCAAACCCCTCCTCCTGATCGGTGCCGGCGTCTTCTTCGCGCTGAGTGCGGTGTACTCGGGGATTCGGAACTAG
- a CDS encoding AEC family transporter, translated as MSLVSAFTSAVLPILSVMGLGCLLAAVLDVEVEPLNRVALYLFLPALVFHSVATTSLSGDTVATLVAGVVLFVAAMMALTELADRLLGVPEPYRSADVLAGSLPNVGFYGIPLAEFAFGDIGRTTAVIYMTTQSFLMYTLGVYVASRGGGEAGIGAIKEIFRLPLVYAVAAAAAVRLLGVAPPPGGTFMSTTSLVGDASIPLMLVIVGIQLYGLEYASVGRVIRPAVIKLFVAPLVGLGVALALGTFGDVPVARVFVLLCATPVALIPLALTLSYSDVAEREGLSASEYLTMTIFVTTLASVPVLTLLIALLRSGALL; from the coding sequence ATGTCCCTCGTCTCCGCGTTCACCTCCGCGGTCCTCCCCATCCTCTCGGTCATGGGGCTCGGGTGCCTCCTCGCGGCCGTCCTCGACGTCGAGGTGGAGCCGCTGAACCGGGTGGCGCTCTATCTCTTTTTGCCTGCGCTCGTCTTCCACAGCGTCGCCACGACGTCGCTGAGCGGCGACACCGTCGCCACCCTCGTCGCCGGCGTGGTGCTGTTCGTCGCCGCAATGATGGCCCTCACCGAACTCGCCGACCGCCTGCTCGGCGTCCCGGAACCCTACCGGAGCGCCGACGTCCTCGCGGGCTCGCTCCCCAACGTGGGGTTCTACGGCATCCCCCTCGCGGAGTTCGCCTTCGGCGACATCGGCCGGACGACCGCCGTCATCTACATGACGACCCAGTCGTTTCTGATGTACACCCTCGGCGTCTACGTCGCCTCCCGCGGCGGCGGCGAGGCCGGCATCGGCGCGATCAAGGAGATCTTCCGCCTCCCGCTCGTCTACGCCGTCGCCGCCGCCGCCGCCGTCCGCCTGCTCGGTGTCGCACCGCCGCCCGGCGGTACGTTCATGTCGACCACCAGCCTCGTGGGCGACGCCTCCATCCCGCTGATGCTCGTCATCGTCGGCATCCAGCTGTACGGTCTGGAGTACGCCAGCGTCGGCCGCGTGATCCGTCCGGCGGTCATCAAACTGTTCGTCGCACCGCTCGTCGGCCTCGGCGTCGCGCTCGCGCTGGGCACGTTCGGCGACGTCCCCGTCGCTCGGGTGTTCGTCCTGCTGTGTGCGACGCCCGTCGCGCTCATCCCCCTCGCGCTCACCCTCTCGTACAGCGACGTGGCCGAGCGCGAGGGGCTCTCCGCCTCCGAGTATCTCACCATGACCATCTTCGTCACGACGCTCGCGAGCGTCCCGGTGTTGACCCTCCTGATCGCGCTGCTCCGGAGCGGCGCCCTCCTCTGA